In Candidatus Hydrogenedens sp., one genomic interval encodes:
- a CDS encoding alpha-galactosidase, whose translation MKVKKNQFYLLFFCLLFGLILVLPDIHAETSRRSIASLSTDLYEVHLFKNGTIKVFFANDLEVLSLDSPSVMYADSDEIVPLKLSGLNWYKEPVSNPMGDGIGLYVQGKNLTWVVEVYPGKPFFTIRYQYINNSKKEQKIRSLISAQGILSQYRKEEIDNNSVVCLGNGNIFESMMDYPQWVNGFDLKSQWNLVLYDRKRGQSLLAGFLTCDKAYGQITLTKDEKKKTVLIKSESVFDAPVQLSTGKTLNAEVMYFSLGEQNPHLCLERYGRAIAVMNKLNKNNAFLPHGWDSWSTGLNKDINEKVIMDNIQFVDTHLKRYGWNQIAIDAGWERGPADWEPHPEKFPHGLKPIVDELHNRGMKAGLWIDLFTVPENSKLAKERPDWLISPDARGKLLLGSDKKILDVTIPEAYNYTRDICKRITNEWGFDGLVEADFVYHLLLGEKYKDENLTKLQVLRKGLESIREGMGNEKFLMTMLPINVSGMYADGIRIGLDNKPLWSSPTLSGNWGCVESLNNFARRYYLFPHLGAPDQDCVFLGNTESNKRWNISDDKKLTQSQVIAWITGTALTGGVFKIGEEFTKLSPNQVNILKKVIPKSTQSARPIDLFDNPYPQIWSLPVSGPILGANIVAVFNWDKEKNTKVSVFLEQLGLDGNQLYTLYDFWNETFVGVIQNAFIVDLPPASASLYGIRLLEKNPMFVASNHHITQGIFDMEELKYLPAQKEMTGMMEVIEDTEYKLTFFDPERRKVRIEEVNVPDVSLEQKEGIITIQFVTPKDVNRVKWSMIFE comes from the coding sequence ATGAAAGTAAAGAAGAATCAATTTTATTTATTGTTTTTTTGCTTATTATTTGGGTTAATACTTGTGTTACCAGATATACATGCAGAAACAAGTCGTCGTTCTATAGCCTCTCTTTCCACCGATTTATATGAAGTCCATCTATTTAAGAATGGAACAATCAAAGTTTTTTTTGCAAATGATTTAGAAGTTCTATCTTTAGATAGCCCTTCTGTTATGTATGCAGATTCTGATGAAATTGTGCCGTTAAAACTTTCCGGTTTAAATTGGTATAAGGAACCTGTTTCTAACCCGATGGGTGATGGAATAGGTCTGTATGTGCAAGGGAAAAATCTTACATGGGTGGTAGAAGTATATCCGGGAAAACCTTTTTTTACAATTAGGTACCAATACATCAACAATTCAAAAAAAGAGCAGAAAATAAGGTCGTTAATATCAGCACAAGGAATATTAAGTCAATATAGAAAAGAAGAAATTGATAATAATTCTGTAGTTTGCCTTGGAAATGGAAATATATTTGAATCCATGATGGATTATCCTCAATGGGTAAACGGCTTTGACTTGAAATCACAATGGAATCTGGTTTTGTATGACCGTAAAAGAGGGCAGTCATTACTGGCAGGTTTTTTAACTTGTGATAAAGCCTACGGACAAATTACCCTTACTAAGGACGAGAAAAAAAAGACAGTCTTGATAAAATCGGAAAGTGTTTTTGATGCTCCTGTTCAACTTTCGACAGGCAAAACATTGAATGCAGAAGTAATGTATTTCTCCTTAGGTGAGCAAAATCCACATCTCTGTTTGGAACGATATGGGAGGGCTATTGCAGTGATGAATAAATTAAACAAAAATAATGCTTTTTTGCCTCATGGCTGGGATAGTTGGAGCACGGGTCTTAATAAGGATATTAACGAGAAAGTAATCATGGATAATATCCAATTTGTGGACACTCATCTTAAAAGATATGGTTGGAATCAGATTGCTATTGATGCAGGTTGGGAGCGAGGTCCTGCAGATTGGGAGCCACACCCCGAAAAATTTCCTCACGGATTAAAACCGATAGTAGATGAGTTGCATAATCGAGGTATGAAAGCAGGGTTATGGATAGACCTATTTACAGTACCTGAAAATTCAAAGTTGGCTAAAGAACGTCCCGATTGGTTGATTTCCCCAGACGCACGAGGTAAATTATTATTAGGAAGTGATAAAAAGATTTTAGATGTTACTATTCCTGAAGCGTATAATTACACACGGGATATATGTAAAAGAATTACCAATGAATGGGGTTTTGATGGACTTGTAGAAGCCGATTTTGTTTATCATTTGTTGTTAGGAGAAAAATATAAAGATGAAAATTTAACCAAACTGCAGGTATTAAGAAAAGGGTTGGAATCTATTCGTGAAGGAATGGGGAATGAAAAATTTCTTATGACAATGCTCCCTATTAATGTTTCGGGAATGTATGCAGATGGAATCCGAATTGGTTTAGATAATAAGCCTTTATGGTCGTCACCAACTCTTTCTGGAAATTGGGGTTGTGTAGAGTCTCTCAATAATTTTGCTCGCCGATATTATTTGTTTCCTCATTTAGGAGCTCCTGACCAGGATTGTGTTTTTTTAGGTAATACAGAAAGCAATAAGAGGTGGAATATCTCCGATGATAAAAAATTAACACAATCTCAAGTAATAGCATGGATTACCGGTACCGCATTGACAGGTGGAGTTTTTAAAATAGGGGAGGAGTTTACAAAACTATCCCCCAATCAAGTCAATATATTAAAAAAAGTAATTCCAAAATCAACACAATCTGCTCGCCCCATAGATTTGTTTGATAATCCATATCCTCAAATATGGTCTTTACCTGTCTCAGGACCTATATTGGGTGCAAACATTGTTGCTGTTTTTAATTGGGATAAAGAAAAAAACACAAAAGTATCTGTTTTCTTGGAGCAACTGGGATTGGATGGAAATCAACTATATACATTATATGATTTTTGGAATGAAACTTTTGTCGGTGTTATACAAAACGCCTTTATTGTAGATTTGCCCCCTGCTTCTGCATCTTTGTATGGTATTCGCCTTTTAGAAAAGAACCCTATGTTTGTTGCCTCAAATCACCATATTACACAGGGTATTTTTGACATGGAAGAATTAAAATACTTGCCAGCGCAAAAAGAAATGACAGGTATGATGGAGGTAATTGAAGACACGGAATATAAATTAACATTTTTTGACCCGGAAAGAAGAAAAGTTAGGATAGAAGAAGTCAATGTGCCTGATGTCTCATTGGAACAAAAGGAAGGTATTATAACAATTCAGTTTGTTACCCCAAAGGATGTAAATAGAGTAAAATGGAGTATGATTTTTGAATAA
- a CDS encoding DUF47 family protein, which translates to MFNKSQNWVEKKINEYCQKSQECVNFGMKVLTGCIGATDCENWKETTLEVHKAESKADDLRREIEYFIYERSLFPESRGDILSLLEILDRIPNQVQQTVKMIVEQQIHIPEILKSEINSISTITQKCVDITIQGVEMLFSNFREVLEILGQIDAMESEVDKIQSDAITKVFQSDIEPFRKILLRDLINSISEVTNHAEKVGDFMRIMIVKRMM; encoded by the coding sequence ATGTTTAATAAATCTCAAAATTGGGTTGAAAAGAAAATAAATGAATATTGTCAAAAATCTCAAGAATGTGTGAATTTTGGGATGAAAGTACTTACGGGCTGTATTGGTGCGACAGATTGTGAAAATTGGAAAGAAACCACATTGGAGGTTCATAAAGCAGAAAGCAAGGCAGATGATTTGCGAAGGGAAATAGAATATTTTATATATGAACGCTCTCTATTTCCTGAATCAAGAGGGGATATCCTATCACTACTTGAAATCCTTGACCGAATACCCAACCAAGTCCAGCAAACTGTTAAGATGATTGTCGAACAACAAATTCATATACCGGAAATATTGAAAAGCGAAATCAATTCTATATCTACTATTACACAAAAATGTGTAGATATCACAATACAGGGAGTTGAAATGCTATTTTCAAATTTTCGTGAAGTGCTTGAAATTTTAGGTCAGATTGATGCGATGGAAAGTGAAGTAGATAAAATACAATCGGATGCTATTACAAAGGTATTTCAATCCGATATAGAACCGTTTAGGAAAATTTTATTGCGTGATTTGATAAACTCCATAAGTGAAGTAACAAATCATGCAGAGAAAGTGGGGGACTTTATGAGAATTATGATAGTAAAAAGGATGATGTAA